A genome region from Bemisia tabaci chromosome 3, PGI_BMITA_v3 includes the following:
- the LOC109030694 gene encoding endocuticle structural glycoprotein SgAbd-2, whose product MCSLITITLLGLIGVCVGAPQFGAPRYNAQVPRYNPAPAPAQPAFAAGPYTTPIPILAQTQQVNTDGSYQYSYQTGNGIAVQENGYVKNFGVPNNEIQVAQGSYSYTGPDGIPVQVTYVADEGGFRAEGAHLPTPPPIPVEIQRALEFLATQPQDQYDDQGRIIGRTAPRG is encoded by the exons atgtgcTCCCTAATCACTATT ACTTTATTAGGTTTGATCGGAGTGTGCGTGGGTGCTCCGCAATTTGGTGCGCCCCGCTACAACGCCCAGGTACCTAGGTACAACCCAGCGCCAGCCCCAGCCCAACCAGCCTTCGCCGCTGGACCCTACACGACCCCTATTCCCATCTTGGCACAAACTCAGCAAGTCAACACTGATGGCTCATACCAGTACAG CTACCAGACCGGTAACGGTATTGCAGTACAAGAAAACGGTTACGTGAAGAACTTCGGAGTTCCGAACAACGAAATCCAGGTCGCTCAAGGCTCATACTCCTACACCGGCCCCGACGGAATCCCCGTCCAAGTTACGTACGTCGCTGACGAGGGTGGTTTCAGAGCCGAGGGCGCCCACctccccaccccacccccaATCCCAGTTGAAATCCAGAGGGCGCTCGAATTCCTCGCCACTCAGCCCCAGGACCAATACGATGACCAAGGCAGAATCATCGGCCGAACTGCCCCAAGAGGCTAA